The proteins below are encoded in one region of Scomber japonicus isolate fScoJap1 chromosome 2, fScoJap1.pri, whole genome shotgun sequence:
- the LOC128377748 gene encoding uncharacterized protein LOC128377748 — translation MVNIVELLNTLKDLTEEEFEEFKWHLKHGSLAGYQTIKESQLENAERQDIVGLMVKTYQLPGAVEATKKLLKMINRNDLLQSLSDISSRPEDKINDKESSENRGPSPFQPLTDNSQSEDTSRATKRKVLKFCQVPLMVLVVLVVLAVLTFILLLALTDGTGGSGVALPELKRVQQYAVDVTLDPDTANPKLILSADGKQVNYGDVKKNLTDNPERFTRYVIVLGKQSFSSGRFYFEVQVKEKTKWDLGVAKESIDRKGEITLSPEDGFWTIVLRNGNEYKGCNSPPVRLSLKSQPQKVGVFVDYEEGLVSFYDVDAAALIYSFTGCSFTEKLYPYFGPGTNDGGKNSAPLIICPGGMVKKVELLNTLKDLTEEEFEEFKWHLKDESLAGYQTIKASQLENAERQDIVDLMVKTYQLPGAVEATKKLLKTINRNDLLQKVPCDNREDRMCMKHNKPLELFCKTDQKFVCKLCSDLDHKTHDVVPLKEEYKRQKTKLRKTQVEIQEIIDEKQLKIEEIKHSVDLSKEAADREKAEGVQVFTALKESVERSLNELIETIEEKQRTTEKQAEDFIKELKQEISELKKRSSEVEKLSHSEDHLQFLRNVLSLKAPPPTKDWKEVSVRPSSYKETAVRAVSQLEETLSKQMKKLLAELELKRVQQYAVDVTLDPDTAHPKLILSDDGKQVHHGDVKKNLPDNPERFSDFFSLLGKQFLSSGRFYFEVQVKEKTDWDLGVARESINRKGDTTARPQDGFWTIWLRNGHEYKALDDPPVYLSLESQPQKVGVFVDYEEGLVSFYDVDAAALIYSFSGCSFTEKLYPYFGPGPNYGGTNSAPLIIFPVNQTG, via the exons ATGGTGAATATAGTGGAGCTGTTGAACACTTTGAAGGATTTAACAGAGGAGGAATTTGAGGAATTCAAGTGGCACCTGAAGCATGGAAGTCTGGCAGGCTACCAAACCATCAAAGAATCCCAGCTGGAGAATGCAGAGAGACAAGACATCGTGGGTCTGATGGTGAAGACCTACCAACttcctggagctgtggaggcGACCAAGAAGCTTTTAAAGATGATCAACAGGAATGATCTGCTGCAGAGTTTATCAGACATCAGCTCAAGACCAGAAG ATAAAATTAATGATAAGGAGTCTTCAGAGAACAGAGGACCTTCCCCCTTTCAGCCTCTGACTGACAACAGTCAGAGTGAAG ATACATCTCGTGCCACCAAACGGAAGGTCCTGAAGTTCTGTCAGGTGCCTCTGATGGTTCTGGTGGTTCTGGTGGTTCTGGCGGTTCTGACCTTCATCTTAT TGTTGGCATTGACAGACGGGACTGGGGGAAGCGGTGTTGCTCTGCCGGAGCTGAAGAgggtccagcagtatgcagtggatgtgactcttgatcctgatacagcaaATCCTAaactcatcctgtctgctgatgggaaacaagtaAATTATGGTGACGTGAAAAAGAATCTCACAGACAACCCAGAGAGATTTACACGTTATGTAATTGTtttaggaaagcagagtttctcttcaggcagattttactttgaggttcaaGTTAAAGAGAAGACTAAATGGGATTTAGGAGTGGCCAAAGAGTCGATCGACAGGAAGGGAGAAATCACACTGAGTCCTgaggatggtttctggactatagttttgagaaatggaaatgagtatAAAGGTTGTAATAGTCCTCCAGTCcgtctctctctgaagtctcagcctcagaaggtgggggtgtttgtggattatgaggagggtctggtctccttttatgacgtagatgctgcagctcttatctactcctttactggctgctccttcactgagaaactctacccataCTTTGGTCCTGGTACTAATGATGGTGGTAAAAACTCCGCCCCTCTGATTATCTGTCCT GGAGGGATGGTGAAGAAAGTGGAGCTGTTGAACACTTTGAAGGATTTAACAGAGGAGGAATTTGAGGAATTCAAGTGGCACCTGAAGGATGAAAGTCTGGCAGGCTACCAAACCATCAAAGCATCCCAGCTGGAGAATGCAGAGAGACAAGACATCGTGGATCTGATGGTGAAGACCTACCAACttcctggagctgtggaggcGACCAAGAAGCTTTTAAAGACGATCAACAGGAATGATCTGCTGCAGA aagttccctgtgac AACCgagaagacaggatgtgtatgaagcacaataaacctctggagctgttTTGTAAGACTGACCAGAAATTTGTTTGCAAGCTCTGCTCTGATTTAGACCACAAGACACATGATGTTGTTCCTTTGAAAGAAGAATATAAAAGACAGAAGACAAAGCTGAGGAAGACACAGGTTGAAATTCAGGAGATTATTGATGAGAAACAACTGAAGATTGaagagatcaaacactcagttgacctcagtaaggaagctgcagacagagaaaaagcagaaggtgttcaggtcttcaccgctctgaaggagtctgttgagagaagcctgaatgagctcattgagacgattgaagagaagcaaagaacaacagagaaacaggctgaagacttcatcaaagagctgaaacaggaaatctctgagctgaagaagagaagctctgaggtggagaagctctcacactctgaagaccACCTCCAATTCCTCCGAAACGTCCTGTCCCTGAAAGCTCctccacccaccaaagactggaAAGAGGTCAGCGTCCGTCCATCATCATATAAAGAGACGGCGGTGAGAGCTGTgtctcagctggaggagacgctcagtaaacagatgaagaagctgCTCGCTGAGCTCGAGCTGAAGAgggtccagcagtatgcagtggatgtgactcttgatcctgatacagcacatcCTAAACTCATCCTAtctgatgatgggaaacaagtacATCATGGCGACGTGAAGAAGAATCTCCCAGACAACCCAGAgagattttcagatttttttagtcttttaggAAAGCAGTTtttgtcttcaggcagattttactttgaggttcaggttaaagagaagactgactgggatttaggagtggccagagagtcgatCAACAGGAAAGGAGACACCACAGCGAGACCTcaggatggtttctggactataTGGTTGAGAAATGGACATGAGTACAAAGCTCTTGATGACCCTCCAGTCTATCTCTCCCTAGAGTCCCAgcctcagaaggtgggggtgtttgtggattatgaggagggtctggtgtccttttatgacgtagatgctgcagctcttatctactccttttctggctgctccttcactgagaaactctacccataCTTTGGTCCTGGTCCTAATTATGGTGGTACAAACTCCGCCCCTCTGATCATCtttcctgtcaatcaaactggctga
- the LOC128378420 gene encoding E3 ubiquitin-protein ligase TRIM21-like — translation MKNQFEAELKRVQQYAVDVTLDPDTAHPNLILSADGKQVHHGDVMKNLPDNPERFSKNPCVLGNQSLSSGRFYFEVQVKEKTKWDLGVARESINRKQRISLSPQDGYWTIWLRNGNEYSANSGPAVRLSLKSPPQKVGVFVDYEEGLVSFYDVDAAALIYSFTGCSFTEKLYPYFSPCNNDGGTNSTPLIICPVNQTV, via the coding sequence ATGAAGAAccagtttgaggctgagctgaagagggtccagcagtatgcagtggatgtgactcttgatcctgatacagcacatcCTAATCTCATCCTGTCCgctgatgggaaacaagtaCATCATGGTGATGTGATGAAGAATCTCCCAGACAACCCAGAGAGATTTTCTAAGAATCCCTGTGTTTTAGGAAACcagagtttgtcttcaggcagattttactttgaggttcaggttaaagagaagactAAATGGGatttaggagtggccagagagtcaATCAACAGGAAACAAAGAATCTCACTGAGCCCTCAGGATGGTTACTGGACTATATggttgagaaatggaaatgagtacaGTGCTAATAGTGGCCCTGCAGTCcgtctctctctgaagtctcctcctcagaaggtgggggtgtttgtggattatgaggagggtctggtctccttttatgacgtagatgctgcagctcttatctactcctttactggctgctccttcactgagaaactctacccataCTTTAGTCCCTGTAATAATGATGGTGGTACAAACTCCAcccctctgatcatctgtcctgtcaatcaaactgtctgA